A single region of the Methanobrevibacter boviskoreani JH1 genome encodes:
- a CDS encoding DUF2304 domain-containing protein: MNNKRDIIFGLNLPFHLYQPAAIIIGIIAIYYAHRKYKNHEIHLGLIVLWDIFFILMIVVSFLGDFTTFMSNYIGFRRGLDLIFSAALAILLYFSFKTAQKVEELNDNIYKLNSIIDKNNKKE, encoded by the coding sequence ATAAATAATAAGAGGGATATTATTTTTGGACTAAACCTACCTTTTCATCTGTACCAGCCTGCAGCAATAATAATTGGAATTATTGCAATATACTATGCCCATAGAAAATATAAAAATCATGAAATCCACTTGGGACTAATAGTGTTGTGGGACATATTCTTTATTCTAATGATTGTTGTATCATTTTTAGGTGATTTTACAACATTCATGAGTAATTACATAGGTTTTAGACGTGGTCTTGATTTGATATTCTCAGCCGCTTTAGCTATACTTCTATACTTTAGTTTCAAAACAGCTCAAAAAGTAGAGGAGCTGAATGACAATATCTATAAATTAAACAGTATTATTGATAAGAACAATAAGAAAGAATAA